A single genomic interval of Daucus carota subsp. sativus chromosome 1, DH1 v3.0, whole genome shotgun sequence harbors:
- the LOC108224418 gene encoding uncharacterized protein LOC108224418, translating into MACYIDEEEIFKCPTHPSKRRRTGICPTCLRERLNTLCPNCANTRPCECCPAATSASTSSSSTFSFFSGVASGDTEPTMRKSRSLAIPFLRSRSKYAPNLEFTAEKPPLPTAATTVTASKNAPAAGSGGSSRGKTTSLLSMFKKSKRVVEEVENKPKDEESKKSSDFMLMMKRSRSVSVALSSRAADSKAVKTKGWHFPSPFRQSSKTAKVQEQQAAIKV; encoded by the coding sequence ATGGCTTGTTATATAGATGAAGAGGAGATTTTCAAATGTCCGACACACCCTTCAAAACGGCGTCGTACTGGGATTTGCCCCACTTGTTTGCGTGAACGTCTCAACACTTTGTGCCCTAACTGCGCTAACACACGCCCCTGCGAGTGCTGCCCTGCCGCCACGTCAGCGTCCACGTCATCATCTTCGACTTTCTCGTTCTTCTCCGGCGTGGCCTCCGGTGACACCGAGCCGACCATGCGGAAGTCGAGGTCGCTGGCGATACCGTTTCTCCGGTCGCGTTCGAAGTACGCGCCGAACCTCGAGTTCACCGCCGAAAAGCCGCCGTTGCCGACGGCGGCGACGACGGTGACAGCAAGTAAGAATGCTCCGGCGGCGGGGAGTGGCGGGAGTAGCAGAGGCAAGACGACGTCGTTGCTGTCGATGTTTAAGAAGAGTAAGAGAGTTGTGGAAGAGGTTGAGAATAAACCGAAGGATGAGGAGAGTAAAAAGAGCAGCGATTTCATGTTGATGATGAAGAGGTCGAGGTCGGTGAGCGTGGCGTTGAGTTCACGCGCCGCCGACAGCAAGGCGGTGAAGACGAAAGGGTGGCATTTCCCGAGTCCGTTTAGGCAATCGTCAAAGACGGCTAAAGTACAGGAACAGCAGGCAGCAATTAAAGTTTGA
- the LOC108205494 gene encoding protein RGF1 INDUCIBLE TRANSCRIPTION FACTOR 1, with the protein MGAGGPEAEDNRWPPWLKPLLRETFFVQCKLHADSHKSECNMYCLDCINGPLCSLCLNHHRDHRAIQIRRSSYHDVIRVSEIQKYLDITAVQTYVINSAKVVFLNERPQPRPGKGVTNTCEACERSLLDSFRFCSLGCKIAGTSGHFVRKRMPEKKRKATVWDIEESYDSSGSSSHGHQRGNFGNLRSFSPSTPPPTVASFRTAKRRKGIPHRAPMGGLIIDY; encoded by the exons ATG GGAGCTGGAGGCCCTGAAGCTGAAGACAACCGGTGGCCACCGTGGCTCAAGCCGTTACTCCGGGAGACATTCTTCGTTCAATGCAAATTACACGCTGATTCACACAAAAGCGAATGCAATATGTACTGTCTTGATTGCATCAATGGCCCTCTCTGTTCTCTCTGCCTCAACCATCACAGAGACCACCGTGCCATTCAG ATAAGGAGATCATCGTACCATGATGTGATTAGAGTGTCGGAGATTCAAAAATATCTCGACATTACCGCTGTTCAGACCTACGTTATCAACAGCGCTAAGGTTGTTTTCTTAAATGAACGGCCGCAACCTAGGCCTGGTAAAGGCGTTACAAATACCTGCGAAGCGTGTGAGCGTAGCCTCCTTGACTCCTTCCGTTTCTGTTCTCTCGGCTGCAAG ATTGCGGGGACTTCGGGGCATTTTGTGAGGAAGAGAATGCCGGAGAAGAAGCGTAAGGCCACGGTGTGGGATATAGAAGAATCATATGACAGCAGTGGTAGCAGCAGCCACGGACACCAGAGGGGTAATTTTGGAAATTTACGAAGTTTTAGTCCGTCAACGCCGCCGCCTACGGTGGCGAGTTTCAGAACAGCCAAGAGAAGAAAGGGCATTCCGCACAGGGCTCCGATGGGTGGACTGATCATAGATTACTAA